The Salmo salar chromosome ssa19, Ssal_v3.1, whole genome shotgun sequence DNA window gagagagggccaggGAGGGGGTACACTTTAGGAGCTTTCCAGGAAAACAGTTATTGACTTGGATTGTCTTCAAGACAAACATACATATCAtgtatcatcaaccatgtgattATGACGATGTGCAATGAAAAGCCATGTGAAGTCTCCATCATATTGTACACTAGATCCCATTGCTCTCTGTTACATTCCCTTGGCTCTCTTGAAAGTAGCACTTGCTAGCTAGTTCCTTCCATTACATAGGTTGCATCGAGGTTTCAACAGGGGAAGTGGAGCCCTGTAAATGCATCAGTGTTCGTTCTACCCATAGACATTCACAGTGTTAATATACATAATTGATTATACCTGGCTGGCTCCTTTGTTGGTACCCATCTGCAGACTGATGGTGGTCTGGTCATAAGGCTTGTCTGTCTGGGACCTTGGGTCGTAAAGATGTCTTCTGGTCCCATATGCTGTCATACCAGCCTGGCTCGCACACTTGTTGGTCCCCATCTAAAATACACAGGAACATAGCTGAATAGACGTATtacacttacattttagtcatttagcacttAGCACACACTCTTATCCAGGGCGACTTCACCTAGTTCGTTTGGGGATTAGAaccaggttactggcccaatgctcttaaccgctaggctacctgccgccccacatctATTACCAGCGATTGAAGAATCAGATAAATAAGCTACATACAAAATCGTTAATTAAATCAGGATGATTTCCATTGGCGAGATATTGAAAAGGTATAATAAtgaacacattttttattttttattatatagTCACATCCAGTAACAGAGCCCAACAACCTGTGGCTGTTTAAGCATCATCATGTCTTACCTGCAGTCCGATGACACATTGTCCAGCCTTGATCTTATCGTCATCAAAATGGCGTGTCTGTTTGTCTGCGTATTTCACACCAATGTCACACGATGTGTGCATGCCTTTGGTCTTTGCCTGTGGAAGAAGATAAGAATGTGGAAATATATTGATGCTACAAGTCCCTTGGAGAGAAGGAACCCTATCAGAATGTCTTGGTAACACTTTACAGTAGGTGTCAAAGTCTTTCTCCCAGGAGACACTAACTGTACCATAACATGTCTTGTATGTTTTAAAACATCTAAATAATATTCATAATTAAGGAAGTCTTTCTCCCCCCTGGGTATCACACTTACTATGCTAGCAAGGGAGAGCAATGTGCTCTGGACTTGGGTCATGTTGCCGTTCTCAAACAGGTCGTTGGCCTCGAAGATGTCATTGGGCTTCATGCCGTAGGCCAGGATGGCTTTGATGAAGTTGCCAAGGTTCTCCAGCTGGGGGAACATAACACAGGTTACAGATAGAAATAGATTGAATAGAGCTGGCACGATTCCCTATTATTGCTGACAAGACAATAGTATATTTTCTACATGCTACATTTCTATCAGAATGTTCTGTGACATTACATCCTCCTGATGGGCATAGCAGCGATTGGGGGGGGCTTTAGTATGAACATCAGGAAGTAATAACTCCATaaagaagggtgtgtgtgtgtgtgtgtgtgtgtgtgtgtgtgtgtgtgtgtgtgtgtgtgtgtgaaagagccagagtgaggagagagagctgAAGGCTTAATGAAGGAGTCCACTTATTCTCCATGCACGACATATGGCTTACAGGTCTTAAAACGGTATTAATGAGCTGAACAGCCACTCTTTTGTCtttgtgctttttttttttaagtgttcatATTATTACGGGAGATTGTGTACTCTAAACTCCATACATTGAGGTTTAGGTTAGCCTACCTTGTGCCAGTTCAGTTGTGAGTGGTTAATTTTCTTTATCGAGCCAGGTTGCAGTTTGTTTATCAACCTAAGAAAGAGAGAAGGTCAGTCTATGAAATCAAATCTGATTGATCGCgtacatattttgcagatgttattgcgggtgtagcgaaatgtttaTGCATCTTACACACACATTCAGTTTAAAGTGTTCAagttcaatgtaaaaaaaatatagatataatTCTTGGAGGAAATATGCTGAGGACAATATCTGCAGTATTCAACTGTAATATAAAACAGACAAAATGCAAATCACCACATCAATCTTTGGATAGTGACTGGAGTGTGATTGATTACTCATATGTAAAATCCTAATCAGTCTCCACTCGGCAAACATTAGCTTTAGATCACAGCATAGTGTggagggcgcacacacacacacacacaccaatgtcaACTCTCTGTCACCGACAGCTCTGCAGTAAACAGACACTTACTCTCCCAGGATGACTCCATCCTTTAGGCCCTTCTGGAAGTTCTCGCCAATGGCCATCGCCGTCACCTCCTCGATCCAGAACCGAAGCTCCTCCTCCTTTTGCATGTCATATTTGCCTGCGATCTGAGAAGGTGAAAGCACAGTGGCTTAGTAAAAGTTATCTCAGAACCTAGACAAACATCTTCTATGTTCAAGTCTGTATCACTGATCAAGCTACAGGTTTGCATGGCGTGTTTCATAATGTCCTTTGACAATGTAATAAAAACCAAAAAGTTTTCCCCATCGAGAAGATTGTAAGAAGTTGTTAGCAAGCTGGGCTTTTACAGgtgtgccccaaatggcacacaattccctatttagtgcactacttttgactagagccctggtgaaaagtagtgcactataaaaagaatagggtgtcatttcagcaGAGTAAGTACTGAGCTGTGGGGTAAATCAACAGGCTGtgactggggggagggggggggcttaAAGCTCAAATGTTGACCTTCTGTCTGGAATAGCATAAAAGCCCAGACGTTTGGCTTTAAAATGTTGTGCCAACCAGacgtttattatttttatttatttaatgaggcaagtcagttaacctctacgggatcggtgtccccccacACGGaatggttgagctaatgtaggctaatgtgattagcatgaggttgtaaataacaagaacatttcccaggacagacatatctgatatgggctgAAAgcttagattaacaagaatttaactgcactctccaatttacagtagctactacAGTGCAAGAATACCATTACATTGTTTGAGGAGCGTGTACAGTTATGAAATTGAACATTTATTAATAAaccaaattaggcacatttgggcagtcttgatacaacattttgaacagaaacgcAATGGTTCATTTTATCAGTCTctgcacactgctgccatctagtggccaaaatcgaaaTTGCGCCTAACCTGGACTAGTACATTGTGACCTTtcgcttgcatttcaaagatgaaaaaaACATGCACTTTTTTGttcctttgtattatcttttaccagatcaaaTGTGTTATgatctcctacattcatttcacatttccacaaacgtcaaagtgtttcctttcaaatggtatcatgcatatccttgcttcaggtcctgagctacaggcagttagatttgggtatgttattttaggcgaaaattgaaaaaaaaaaaaaaaagttccgATCCTTAAGgaggttttaagaacaaattcttatttacaatgacggcctaacccagaaaacgctgggccaattgtgagccgccctatgggactcccaatcacagccggttgtgagacagcctggaattgaactagggtctgtagtgacaccgcgagcactgagatgcagtgccttagaccgctgcgccactcaggagcaaaGTGATTTAGCTAAGTGATTCATGTAATATAGATTGTTGTTAGAACCTTATTGGGTCCAAACAAACAGTAAGGACATCAACCCTTCTAGTGAGTCCCAACGTTACGTCAGAAATGCTTTCAGATTCCCACGTCGGCTTCAAAGCCAgtgtgagaaaaaaatatatacacaaatTCACCTGTTGTTCATAAGGGAGCCCATGATGCAACCCCGGTTTTCTGAGAACTAAAAGAGAATATATTTTTGAGACTGAAAGACACCAGCCCAAATGAAGTCACTTAAGGCCCTTAGTGTGGTCCGATGTAGTTTTTTCTAGAGCACATTAATCCTGGTCTATTGCCAGGAAAATAAATGACAATAATCTATTTATTGTGGTCTTGTATGTTAGGGACAGTccgttctcccagggtcagcgcACTAAAATGCTGGGTAGCTAATGTGCACCAGGACACATCTCAGAGAGGAAGTGATGCTATGGGCATCATGGCATGGACAGTAGCCatcagaggaagtgtgtgtgtgtgtgtgtgtgtgaatgtgaagCCAATTACAATGGCATgctcctcttcttctcccactGCTTCCtctccaatacacacacaaacacaacatgaGAAGTCAAGGGCTTGGAAACCTCCCCCGCTGGCTCTCTGGAGCATTTACCATGCTCAAGGTTTCAATTGCCAAACGCACACTACAGAACACATGCGGAAGCCAAAAGTCATTAAATGTAAACAGATTCACTGGATCTGCTAAAaatggtaggcctacattgaatgTGTTGTAATCTACTGTAAATGACTAAGTACTGTACTGTCAGTTACCCACAATTGAATTGAACAATGCCATGGAACTTTTCCAGGTCCTTTCTACAAATGTCAAACAACAGAGTATATTTAACTGTGCTTTGCAGCTACAGTCACCCATTAGTTCATATTCCATTGTAAACAAAAACATTGGCCTATGTCCTATAAACATGGGCTTTTCACAAGTGCATCTCACAGTTCACACGGAGTCAGTTAAACAAACAAACTCATCTCTATAATCTAGtcaaagaggaagaccacaggagACAAAGCATCTTGCCTCCATTCCACTCCTCTCCCTTTCATTATAGTCCATTCTTTGGTTCACCTTTACTCTACAACTGTAGCTTATTCGCAGTGTGCTGATATTAGCTCTTTAGCACCACATGTTAATGCTGGGCTTCAAGAGGGATGCTATATGTAGGCTATGTAGCAATGTAAACCAGGCATATTGAAAGCTAATAAAGCCAATGGGGTTATGACAGCCTTTTAGCACTACTATGTGAGACGAAAGCTTGAAACCCATAAACTTGTAGCCAACTTCTTCCCCCCTATTCGGCAGAGAAAGGCTTGTTTTCGTTTAACTGCAGTTAatcaccacccccccccccacacacacactaaatcctGTCAGCTGGAATGTGAAGGCCGTCACCAGAAAGACATGCCCTCTCTGAAgcggtgtacgtgtgtgtgtgtgtgtgtgagagagagagagagagagagagaaacgaggccCTGTTCTCACATAATAACAGTCAAAGGCAAATCTTCAAACATCCCTCCATCTTGTAAAAGGGCCAAAGTGGTGTTCTAGTTGCAAGACATGACTCAATGAGAGGACTGGGATGGAGTGGAAGGGTTATAGAGGAACTTGTCCATCCCTTCTGAACAGCTTGACAGCACACTGTCATTTACAAAAATTCATCAGAGGCTTTTTGTGCCACTGACTGACAGCAGCTGGAAGCCAAACCATCACCCGAGAACACACAGAGCCCTCAGAGAGAAATCAGGGAggattagagaggagagattTCTCTTTCTTCACTTCTCTCCCAGCACAGCAGTACTTCTCTAGGAACACTGCCAACTCCCCCCAGTTCTCTTATGTCTTGGAGTCGATAAAAGGAAAGCTTCTGAGAAGAAATCTGGAAAGCTACATGGGCTAAACCCCACTGGAATTGAACCCCAGACAAGCCCGTCTTCCACAATCCAACACTGTAGCCCAAAGCATTTCCTGATGACGTTGCAGAACCTAGAAAACATCTGGACGGAGAAGAAAGTTTAAAGGGACAAAATGCCCCAGAAGTCCAACACGATCAATTCAATTTTGGCTAAGATACACCACTGTTTCGAGGCAATTGTTGTTTAAATCAATAACGTGTATCATCCAGTCTGGTATTGTTTCTCTTTGAAACAATTTCTAGTCAAAGGGAATTATATAGTCATGAAGTTCCTTACAAATCAAGTTATCGGTCCCATTTATACAATATCTTATAGAATTGAGGGCATCTCTAACAGGGAACTGGACAGATTCTATGACCAGAATGACCCCCACTTGATTAATTATTTGTTCAATCACACACATGACCAAGTATTGAACAAACAGTCCAGCTGGTATTCATTCATATTTAACCACTATCCGTTAGCTCTGAAAACTCTCAGTAGACCACATAATGTGAAGTGATTGGCCGTGCAATAAAATGTGTAGTGAACTAGAAATGTTTACATATGGTTTGGAGCCTTAATAAAACCAATCACTGCACTAGGCCAAATCCTAACTTGAGCCTTAATAAAACCAAACTTGAGACGTGGAAAGAGCCTCTGATGTTAATTAAGCAAGAAACCAACAATAACAAAAAGTCCAACAGAGTCAACAATCGTCCATTAAGTCTTTCACATGTTGTTACAGACAATAGTGTTATCACAAACAAAATAGGtgcactagctaacattagccttcATCAAAGTTGAACATGTCAAGGTTGGTGAAACACCCAGTATCGATCTTGGGGATGTGAAAGTTTAAAAAAAGCTGAACAATGGTTTCAGGAAAAGGGCTCAGTTTCTGTTCACCCCAAAACAGCATCTCAGGGGTTAACGAGACAAAACAAAGAATTTAGGAATCAGTCTCACTGTGAAAAGAAAATCCAGCCTGAACCATTGCAGGGAGGGAATTGTCTCCTGTCAGCAAATAGCAGGGGAACACTCCATCCCCCAACACTTGTCCCTGCAGCGCTCCCCCCACATTGGTAGTAATGGTATTGTGTTTTACTATTAAAAAAGGACGGGGGGGGGGTAAGACAACCCCACAATAACCAGTCCTCCACCACAtatctgggtcatgttcatttggCACCAAAGCATAGAAAACAGACAAACatggagggactacctggacttttGAGAAGGACTACCTAGACAAATTTTTCATGTACTGTTTCaaagtgtttttctatgttgtgcccTACAGAACATGATTATGGTGTATTAAGACCACCACCAGCCAGACTGCCCTGTTCTCCTAATTCCTCTCCCTAGCCAGGGAAGCCTGAGTTGGGCCTCATTCAGCCAACACCTGGCTCCTATCCAGGGCTCCCTGCCTGCTCCAGGGCCACTAGAGAaaacacacattgaggtagaggagagcagaggagctgGACAGAGCTTGCATTGTTGTGTGTCTTGTGGTTCCAAGACTGCACGTCTGCAATCTCTTTCCTGCCAAAGATTCAGCAGAGATATATAACCAAATTCTCTGTTTGCTTAAGGAACCAACAACTCGCCCACCCAAAGACTTCAATGGAGGGGAAAAACAAACAAGGCAGATTCAGACCTACATGAATGGCGAGGCTTTGCAGCCCCACTATCTACGATCAACTATTTTAGCAAGCATGTATTAGTGAGTAATCAGATAAATGTGATCTCCTATCAGACCCGGCTGGAGAAAATATCATATTTACTACTGAAACCCTTTGGGTGAGAAACAAACGGAACATTATGATGTTTTTTTCTGTATGGAAATCTTTACTTCTGAAACCGTCGGGCTGAAATGAAAACAAACTCAACATGAAATTCTCAGGAGGGCTATAGGCTACTTGGTGGCAACCCAATGTCTTCTGACCTCATTAACACGACTCCCTCTTTCACACAGCACCGGATTCAGCTAAAGCTCTACCCTAACAAGAGCAGTCAAACTCTAAGTTCACGACCCTCCAACTGCTGTAGGGAAGATATAACAGATGTGAGTTCATGTGCTCCCAGGCTCCAGAGGGAATTCCTGCTCTATTTTACAAACACTTGAGAAGTCCCAGCCAAAAAAAacaccagttagtcagtcagtcaaacaTTTGGTCAACACTTCAACCTGAGTGGCGGTGACCCCTTGGAAAGCACTGCTGGCTTGTTTGATTACAAATAACTAACATGGTGGTTTGACTTTCTAAACAATATGGGCTGAAGAAAGTAACTTTGGAACACACGGACTGTTCCAAACATTCAGCTTTAGCTTTTTCTTTTTGTCTAAAATAATTCAAGCGAGAAAGGACAACCTGTATCCTTAATTtaaagtgcgtgtgtgtgtagttgaATGACAGTTGCTGCTCATCTTTCGACATTAGCAAGCATTTACATTGGAAACTAAGCTGCTTTCCATTTCCCCCctttcagaatgcactgaatATTTATCACAATTAACCCTCAAATAAAGCATGCGTGTTGACAGCCACCCTGGAAAATATCAGAAAGCACACACGCATTAGAAGAACGAGAGCGAACATCATTTTAATATTTTCCCGGCTGAGCCAGTGTTTGGCTGTACTAGTATCGCCCATCTGATCCTGTCAAGGTTCAAGAGATTACCTCACCTGAAAGCTTTTCATACCACCACAATGTGAATGAAAGTACAAACATAAACAGGGGCACTTAAGCAGTAGGTACAGCTAGGAGACATGACGCAGTAGCCTAAAACTGTAGCCTGTCTTGAACCACTTTATGGATCAGATGGaccacaacagagagacaacagaaacTGTGCTAATTAAGGAATGAGGTGGTCTGGTCTCATTAAGGCATGAGAAACAGATGGTTTGAGGCACAGGATTTTAACTCTGCTTGGAACCACAGCTTAATGAACTTACACTCGTAATAGCCCATCTTCAGGCAGAGAGAGACCTCTCAAAATGACAAAAATCATAGTCCaataggagagcgagagagacactaAAGCTCAGTGAATTAGAGATCTTTCAGATTGGGTTGTTTGTTGCCAGTTTCCAGGTTCCAGTTTCTCACGTTCAGGAAGTGTGGCAATGTGAGACTAGGGGATGTTGGTAATAGAGAGGGATCATTGAGGAATTCTAAGCATCTCTGACATGTGACTTCCAAAGAAGCCCGTACAATACGGGTGATTGCATGTATAGTTTTCTCCAGTTTCTGCAGTCTGTATTTAATCAGAGCTTGATAAATTTACAATCTGCTGGAGTGTTTGACAAATTCCTGACTTACTGTGCCAAAAGTTGACATAGAAATCTGTTACTTGAAAGCCAGCCAGTGCAAGGCTATGTATAAATGGACTGTGTAGGCTACACTAACACCACTGTGTATGTTTGTTGATGATCTCATCGTTCTGCAACACACTTAAATACAGTAGCCTAGATTCCACTGTGTTGTTCACAAGTTTTTGTGCTGCTGGTCAATTTCTCCTCAAGGTTTGTTTAAAAATATCCATTATCATCCCTCTCTAACTGGATTTTCACATCATTGGCCAACAATAGGCTATGACAGCCTGCTTATCTTttatcaggagagagagaaaccttgGCTGGCTTCTGGCACCACTGCTATCAATTCAAACCGAGACAGGGCAGATAGAAACTGTACACGAGACACAGTttcacataaacattacacacggGCCTGAGTAGGCTATGCTCCTTCGGCCTTGACTGTCCTGTTTCCGATGGATAGGCTGATGGACGATGTCATGATTCAGTCATTTCCTACAGAGGGACAACTTCGGTAGCCTAGGCCAATGTGTTATAAACCAGtgggacatcaaatcaaatttattggtcacatacacatggttagcagatgttaatgcaagtgtagcgaaatgcttgtgcttctagttccgacagtgcagtaatatttaacaag harbors:
- the LOC106578491 gene encoding calponin-3 isoform X2 produces the protein MQKEEELRFWIEEVTAMAIGENFQKGLKDGVILGELINKLQPGSIKKINHSQLNWHKLENLGNFIKAILAYGMKPNDIFEANDLFENGNMTQVQSTLLSLASIAKTKGMHTSCDIGVKYADKQTRHFDDDKIKAGQCVIGLQMGTNKCASQAGMTAYGTRRHLYDPRSQTDKPYDQTTISLQMGTNKGASQAGMSCPGTRRDIFDNKQVHPVDNSTISLQMGTNKVASQKGMSAYGLGRQVYDPKYCGSPTEPVIHTNGSQGTGTNCSEISDSDYQAEEFLQEGEGEEYPVAYQEEDNYSDVAHYNNIDQGIDY
- the LOC106578491 gene encoding calponin-3 isoform X1; the encoded protein is MTSFNKGPAYGLSAEVKSKIAGKYDMQKEEELRFWIEEVTAMAIGENFQKGLKDGVILGELINKLQPGSIKKINHSQLNWHKLENLGNFIKAILAYGMKPNDIFEANDLFENGNMTQVQSTLLSLASIAKTKGMHTSCDIGVKYADKQTRHFDDDKIKAGQCVIGLQMGTNKCASQAGMTAYGTRRHLYDPRSQTDKPYDQTTISLQMGTNKGASQAGMSCPGTRRDIFDNKQVHPVDNSTISLQMGTNKVASQKGMSAYGLGRQVYDPKYCGSPTEPVIHTNGSQGTGTNCSEISDSDYQAEEFLQEGEGEEYPVAYQEEDNYSDVAHYNNIDQGIDY